Within Fusobacterium periodonticum ATCC 33693, the genomic segment AACTTTTTGGAAATCTTTTACCATGCTAGGATAAGGATGAGGTCCAACGGCAGAACCTAGTACATAGAAAGTATCTTCTATGTTATTAATCCATGCTTCAAATGCAGCATCAACAGCTTCTTTTAAAGTTTTTTCTCCTGCTTCAACAGCATGAACAGTTGCTCCTAACATTTCCATACGAAAAACATTTAGTCTTTGTCTTTCAACATCTAAAGCTCCCATATAGATATCACATTGCATTCCAAACTTTGCAGCAGCTGCAGCAGTAGCAACTCCATGTTGTCCAGCACCTGTTTCAGCAATAACTTTTTTCTTACCCATTCTTTTGGCAAGTAAAATTTGTCCAATAACATTATTTAGTTTATGAGCTCCTAGATGGTTTAAGTCTTCACGTTTCAAATAAATTTTTGCTCCACCTAAATAATTTGTTAAACTTTCAGCAAAGTATAAAGGAGTTTCTCTACCTGAATAATCCTTTAAATAATGATGATATTCTTTTAAGAATTCTTCATCATCTTTATATTTATTGTATGCTATCTCCAATTCATCTAATGCTTTTTGTACTACCTCTGGAACATAGCTTCCACCAAATTCTCCAAAATAACCTTTTTTGTTTTCTGTTATCATAATTTTATCCTCCTAGATTTTTATTTTTTATATATAAAACTCTAAAAAGAAAAGCTGCATAGTTAATTTATTTACCATGCAGCTTTTATCCATATATTTTAAGGATTTCTATATCGCTGACATAGATACTTTTTAGAGTACACTAAAAGTTGTATCTATGTCTAAAACATACACACAACTTTACCTATGCCAGTTTTGCCAATATCTGTTAGATGTTGTTAGTATTTGTTTCATTGCGACTTCCTCCTTTTAATTTTAAATTTTTTCTAGTATACACAATTCTAAAAAAAATTGCAAGTAAAATTTTTAAAAAATTATTTTTTCTTTTTAAATGAATAGAAAATTCTAATAAAAATAATTGAAATATTAGAAATTCTTAGATATAATATTGGTAAATAAGCTTATTGGAGGGGATAACAATGATTTATAAAATTGATCTAGATGAAATAAGAATGGGGAAAAGCATCGCTTATGATAATAAAGTAAAAAGATTAAGTCCAGTAGTTTTAAATATTACTGAAAAAAATATAGAGGATTATATAGCGAATAATATTAAAGAGGTTTTACCAACGACTGATTTAATGACTATTTTTCAAGAAAGAAAATGGCAGGAAGAGCCAGATATAATGGCTATGAATGGTAAAGGAGATTTATATATTTTTGAATTAAAAAGAATTCAAGCAAGTGAAGACAATATACTCCAATTATTAAGATATGCTCAAAAATTTGGAAGTTATGAATACAGTGAAATTAATAAAATGTATCAAGTCTATAAAAATGATAATCAATTTAGTT encodes:
- the trpB gene encoding tryptophan synthase subunit beta; this translates as MITENKKGYFGEFGGSYVPEVVQKALDELEIAYNKYKDDEEFLKEYHHYLKDYSGRETPLYFAESLTNYLGGAKIYLKREDLNHLGAHKLNNVIGQILLAKRMGKKKVIAETGAGQHGVATAAAAAKFGMQCDIYMGALDVERQRLNVFRMEMLGATVHAVEAGEKTLKEAVDAAFEAWINNIEDTFYVLGSAVGPHPYPSMVKDFQKVISQEARRQILEKENRLPDMVIACVGGGSNAIGAFAEFIPDKDVKLVGVEAAGKGIDTDRHAATLTLGTVGVIDGMNTYALFNEDGSVKPVYSISPGLDYPGVGPEHAFLRDSKRAEYVPATDDEAVNALLLLTKKEGIIPAIESSHALAEVIKRAPKLDKDKIIIVNISGRGDKDVAAIAEYLKNRN